Proteins found in one Sporosarcina sp. FSL K6-3457 genomic segment:
- a CDS encoding DUF4003 family protein, producing MDTNVIRREVETTYDKVKSLAGWAVDKTVVLTITSYYVTSEREFDAVSLNRSMDALKSRTGWLSPLRGNLLPMMAAFLNQPGTVIDEEVDRLFAKQQVLKGVGFRNTIHSYLAALLMTNDQELYENEARQAKRLYDAMKKQHFFLTSDDDYAYAVLLGKRGADPVEHAKSMRTYYDALRTEGFRSGNELQWLSQVMTYVHIEFNPSLVARATEVLTHFKRETKVRPVHYPMIGFLTVFGIGDAELKKIVELTHVLEASKPFKWNREMALSIGLGYSMHELTEDVEEANISLATSVELILQAQQAVMAATIAAMAASSAANSANT from the coding sequence TTGGATACGAATGTGATAAGACGGGAAGTCGAAACGACATATGACAAAGTGAAATCATTGGCGGGGTGGGCGGTGGATAAGACCGTCGTGCTGACAATTACATCGTATTATGTTACATCCGAGCGCGAATTTGATGCGGTTAGTTTAAACAGGTCGATGGATGCGTTAAAAAGTAGGACGGGCTGGCTTTCTCCGCTACGCGGCAATCTCCTTCCTATGATGGCAGCATTTCTCAACCAACCCGGAACTGTGATAGACGAGGAAGTAGATCGTTTGTTTGCGAAGCAGCAAGTTCTAAAAGGAGTCGGTTTCCGCAATACAATCCATTCGTATTTGGCGGCACTTCTCATGACAAACGATCAAGAGCTGTATGAAAATGAAGCGCGGCAGGCGAAGAGGCTGTATGACGCTATGAAAAAACAACATTTCTTCCTAACGTCTGACGATGATTACGCTTATGCGGTGTTGCTTGGAAAAAGAGGCGCTGATCCAGTTGAACATGCTAAGTCAATGCGTACATATTACGATGCGTTACGCACAGAGGGATTCCGTTCGGGTAATGAATTGCAATGGTTGTCCCAGGTCATGACGTATGTGCATATTGAATTCAATCCAAGTCTTGTAGCTAGAGCGACGGAAGTGCTTACTCATTTCAAGCGAGAGACCAAAGTGCGACCTGTTCATTATCCAATGATTGGTTTTCTGACTGTATTTGGAATTGGGGATGCGGAGTTGAAAAAGATTGTTGAATTGACGCACGTATTGGAGGCATCTAAGCCTTTTAAATGGAACAGGGAGATGGCTTTATCAATCGGTCTTGGCTACAGTATGCATGAATTAACAGAGGATGTAGAGGAAGCAAATATCAGTCTCGCAACATCTGTGGAATTGATTTTGCAAGCGCAGCAGGCTGTGATGGCTGCGACAATTGCGGCCATGGCGGCATCGTCAGCAGCGAACTCGGCGAATACTTAA
- a CDS encoding ABC transporter ATP-binding protein produces MSFLEVKDLKVHFPIQGGILGRTVDHVRAVDGVSFAIEKGKTYGLVGESGSGKTTTGRAIIGLNKITSGQVLFEGQDITNLRRSKMDARRDIQMIFQDPYSTLNPKKRVFDIVSEPLRNYESLSKGEERKRVQELLELVGLSPESIHKYPHEFSGGQRQRIGIARAIALKPKLIIADEPVSALDVSVQAQVLNFMQEIQKELGLTYLFISHDLGIIRHMCDRIGIMYKGRYVEEGTPDDIFNNPQHIYSKRLVAAIPDIDPRKREQQSQFRQQVKQEYEQSYNDYFDDLGLAYNLQPVSDTHLVALPGRG; encoded by the coding sequence ATGTCGTTTCTTGAAGTCAAAGATTTAAAAGTCCATTTCCCTATTCAGGGGGGCATACTTGGCAGAACTGTCGATCACGTTCGGGCAGTTGATGGTGTGTCGTTTGCCATTGAAAAAGGAAAAACCTATGGACTTGTTGGTGAATCGGGGTCTGGGAAAACAACGACTGGGCGGGCAATCATCGGGTTAAATAAAATTACTTCGGGTCAGGTTCTTTTTGAGGGGCAAGATATTACAAATTTACGCCGTTCAAAAATGGATGCACGTCGTGATATCCAGATGATTTTCCAAGATCCTTATTCTACATTGAATCCCAAAAAGCGAGTATTTGATATTGTCTCCGAGCCGCTTCGTAACTATGAAAGCCTATCAAAAGGTGAAGAGAGAAAGCGTGTTCAAGAGCTATTGGAGCTTGTTGGATTGAGTCCTGAAAGTATCCATAAATATCCGCACGAATTCTCGGGTGGGCAGCGTCAACGAATTGGTATTGCACGAGCAATTGCTTTGAAACCAAAACTAATTATTGCGGACGAGCCTGTGTCGGCTCTTGACGTATCTGTTCAGGCGCAGGTCTTGAATTTTATGCAGGAGATTCAGAAGGAGCTAGGACTAACATATCTATTCATTAGTCATGACCTTGGAATCATTAGGCATATGTGTGACCGCATTGGCATTATGTATAAGGGACGTTATGTTGAGGAAGGAACACCAGATGATATCTTTAACAATCCTCAGCATATTTATTCTAAACGGCTTGTCGCGGCAATTCCTGATATTGACCCTCGGAAACGTGAGCAACAATCACAATTCCGCCAACAAGTAAAACAAGAGTATGAGCAGTCCTATAACGACTATTTCGATGACTTGGGCTTAGCCTATAATTTACAGCCAGTATCGGACACACATTTAGTGGCTCTGCCTGGGAGAGGGTGA
- a CDS encoding ABC transporter permease: protein MKVAQLPDNAQSDERSPSGWYIIWREIVRDKLALVSLIFLILIVAFVYGISLFLDQSEIVRVDLFSIHKPPSEQFWLGTDHGGRDVFGQLIIGTRNSLSIGILVTVMTGIIGIFLGLVAGYFGGKIDNIIMRTVDFFMILPFLMIVIVFVSVMPKYSILSFSLIMTAFLWMGKARIIRSKALQERELDYVQASKTLGSSHFKIMFTQVLPNLSSIIIVTMTLNLAANIGLESGLSFLGFGFPESTPSLGTLVSYARNPQTLEFRWWIWLPASLLILVLMLSINNVGQALKRATDARQRRG, encoded by the coding sequence ATGAAAGTTGCTCAATTACCCGATAATGCCCAGAGTGATGAGAGAAGTCCGTCTGGTTGGTACATTATTTGGCGTGAAATCGTCCGCGATAAATTGGCCTTAGTGTCATTAATTTTTCTTATACTGATTGTAGCGTTTGTCTATGGTATATCACTATTTTTAGATCAAAGTGAGATTGTTAGGGTCGATTTGTTCTCTATTCATAAGCCGCCATCCGAGCAATTTTGGCTGGGGACGGATCATGGTGGACGAGATGTTTTCGGACAACTGATTATAGGGACAAGAAATTCACTGTCGATTGGTATTCTTGTAACAGTCATGACAGGTATCATTGGAATTTTCCTTGGATTGGTCGCCGGTTATTTTGGTGGGAAAATTGACAATATTATAATGCGAACAGTAGACTTTTTCATGATTTTACCGTTCTTAATGATTGTTATTGTATTTGTATCTGTTATGCCGAAGTATTCGATTTTGTCGTTCTCCTTGATTATGACAGCCTTTTTATGGATGGGGAAAGCCAGGATTATACGTTCGAAGGCTTTACAGGAAAGGGAACTGGACTATGTTCAGGCTTCCAAGACACTTGGTTCCTCACATTTTAAAATTATGTTTACACAAGTATTACCAAATTTAAGTTCTATTATTATTGTGACAATGACCTTGAACTTAGCGGCAAATATTGGTTTAGAATCTGGTCTGTCCTTTTTAGGATTTGGTTTCCCAGAAAGTACACCGAGTCTTGGAACGCTTGTGAGTTACGCAAGAAACCCGCAAACGTTGGAATTTAGATGGTGGATTTGGTTACCCGCATCATTACTAATTTTAGTACTGATGTTGAGTATAAATAATGTTGGTCAAGCGCTTAAACGTGCGACTGACGCAAGGCAAAGAAGAGGATAA
- a CDS encoding ABC transporter ATP-binding protein yields MANPVLKIENLRTSFRIKDDYYAAVDGVSLTVEKNELLAIVGESGCGKSALAFSIMGLHSKAKVEGNIHFKNHNIANISPTKLNELRGKEMGMIFQDSLSALNPLMIIGDQIGEIIYIHNTKLSKQDRKKRVLDLLNKVGIVRPELTYDQFPHELSGGMRQRVVIAMAMANEPELLIADEPTTALDVTIQSQILDLLKELKEDSQAGIILITHDLAVVAEMADRVAVMYAGQIVELADVYTLFENPLHPYTRSLLNSVPHASEVQSELHVIEGIVPSLQKLEREGCRFSPRIPWIDSSAHEKNPVLHEVSPGHFVRCTCYQHFSFPEKSKEDQHHVVS; encoded by the coding sequence TTGGCAAACCCAGTATTGAAAATTGAGAATCTCCGCACATCATTTCGGATTAAAGATGACTACTATGCTGCAGTCGATGGCGTATCATTGACGGTTGAAAAAAATGAGTTGTTGGCCATCGTTGGAGAGTCGGGTTGTGGGAAGAGCGCATTGGCTTTTTCGATAATGGGTCTACACAGCAAAGCAAAGGTAGAAGGTAATATTCATTTTAAAAATCATAACATTGCCAATATTTCACCCACTAAGTTGAATGAATTGCGTGGTAAGGAAATGGGCATGATTTTTCAAGATTCACTTTCTGCGTTGAATCCATTAATGATTATCGGTGACCAAATTGGTGAAATTATTTATATTCACAATACGAAGCTTTCGAAACAAGATCGAAAAAAGCGAGTTCTTGACCTGCTAAACAAGGTTGGGATTGTGCGTCCGGAATTGACGTATGACCAGTTCCCTCATGAATTATCGGGTGGGATGCGACAACGGGTTGTCATCGCAATGGCGATGGCCAATGAACCCGAGTTACTCATTGCAGATGAGCCAACGACGGCATTGGACGTAACCATTCAATCGCAAATCCTCGATTTATTGAAAGAGTTAAAAGAGGATAGCCAAGCAGGAATTATCTTGATTACGCATGATTTAGCTGTTGTTGCTGAGATGGCCGACCGGGTAGCGGTGATGTATGCAGGGCAAATTGTTGAACTTGCAGACGTCTATACATTATTCGAAAATCCGCTGCATCCTTATACGCGGTCATTGCTAAATTCAGTTCCCCATGCTAGTGAAGTCCAATCTGAACTCCATGTCATTGAGGGGATTGTTCCATCACTGCAAAAGCTAGAGCGTGAAGGTTGTCGATTTAGTCCAAGAATTCCGTGGATAGATAGCTCAGCGCATGAAAAAAATCCAGTCTTACACGAGGTAAGTCCTGGGCACTTTGTACGCTGTACTTGTTATCAGCATTTTAGCTTCCCTGAAAAAAGCAAGGAGGATCAGCACCATGTCGTTTCTTGA
- the opp4B gene encoding oligopeptide ABC transporter permease: MWKFTVRRIGIMIPQIALLSILVFIMAKMMPGDALSGLIDPAIPQEAMEAMREKLGINNPWYVQYVDWIKGVMVGDFGQSFRFKMPVTELIAQRMANTFWLSLMTLFLTYLIAIPLGITSGRFNDTWGDRLITGYTYLGFAAPLFIFALVMLWIFGFNLGWFPTGGSVKPGLTPGTFEYVVSKIQHLMLPSLSMALIATVSTVQYLRSEIIDTKQKEFVVTARAKGASESRVYNHHILRNSLLPIAAFFGYEITGLIGGTVFIESIFGYPGMGRLFLESITLRDFSVVTAVVIIFGVAAIVGALLSDIILSIVDPRIRIK, translated from the coding sequence ATGTGGAAATTCACTGTACGTCGAATTGGAATTATGATTCCACAAATCGCGTTGCTAAGTATTTTGGTCTTTATCATGGCAAAAATGATGCCTGGAGATGCGTTAAGTGGTTTAATCGACCCGGCTATTCCGCAAGAAGCGATGGAAGCCATGCGCGAAAAATTAGGGATAAATAATCCTTGGTATGTTCAGTATGTGGATTGGATTAAAGGAGTTATGGTAGGCGATTTTGGACAATCATTTCGTTTTAAAATGCCAGTTACTGAACTAATCGCTCAACGAATGGCCAATACATTTTGGTTGTCTCTAATGACGTTATTCTTAACGTATCTGATTGCGATTCCTCTTGGGATTACAAGTGGTCGTTTTAACGATACGTGGGGTGACCGTTTAATAACTGGTTATACGTACTTAGGATTTGCTGCTCCGTTATTTATATTTGCATTAGTGATGCTCTGGATATTTGGTTTTAACCTTGGTTGGTTCCCTACAGGAGGGAGTGTAAAGCCAGGTCTGACACCAGGGACATTCGAATATGTTGTCAGTAAGATTCAGCATCTAATGCTACCTTCCTTGTCAATGGCACTGATTGCAACAGTTTCGACCGTTCAGTATTTACGCAGTGAAATTATTGATACAAAACAGAAGGAATTTGTTGTGACGGCAAGGGCGAAGGGCGCATCTGAATCACGGGTCTATAACCACCATATTTTACGGAACTCCTTGTTGCCGATTGCTGCTTTCTTTGGCTATGAAATTACGGGACTAATTGGTGGAACAGTCTTTATTGAAAGTATCTTTGGTTATCCAGGGATGGGCCGACTATTCTTAGAATCTATTACATTACGTGACTTTAGTGTAGTAACCGCCGTAGTTATCATATTTGGAGTAGCTGCCATTGTAGGTGCATTGCTGTCAGATATTATATTAAGTATTGTGGACCCACGCATTCGCATAAAATAA